The Verrucomicrobiia bacterium region GCGGGGTCGGCCCAAGGAATATGCCCCGGCCAAACTGCTGCCGCCGCTCAAGGCCATCTGGCTGGCGGCCCTGCAACCGTGCGGCGAACGGCTCAAGGCCTGCCTGACCGAATGGCTGCCCGCCTACGAGGCGGATCACCGGCGCCTCGACGCCGACGTGCGCGAGTCGTTGCTCGCCGCCAGCCGCGCGACGCTGGACCGGCTGCTCATCCCGGCGCGGATCGCCCATCGTCGCCGCGCCACCACCCGCCCGGGCAATTGGCTGCGCCAGGGCATTCCCATCCGCACCGAGTGGGCGGAACAGGCGCCGGGCTTTTTGGAACTGGACACCGTGGCGTTGTGCGGCGGCGCCTTGGATGACCGGCACGGCTGGATGTTTTCGGGCGTGGACATTCACACGACGTGGAGCGTATTGAGAGGCTTGCCCAACCGCAGCGAAGCCAGTGTTTGCGGGCAGATGGGTGATGTCCAAGCGCGGCTGCCCTTCGCCCTGCGCGGGGTGGACAGCGACAACGGCGGCGAGTTCATCAACCATCAACTGGCGAAGTATCTGACGGAACGCACGCCGCCGGTGGCCTTCACGCGATCGCGCCCGTATCG contains the following coding sequences:
- a CDS encoding integrase; translation: MSEITRQEVLAKKRERYARAGKKHKGKIITELVELFGYHPKSAIRALRPRKVSAGPFVRGRPKEYAPAKLLPPLKAIWLAALQPCGERLKACLTEWLPAYEADHRRLDADVRESLLAASRATLDRLLIPARIAHRRRATTRPGNWLRQGIPIRTEWAEQAPGFLELDTVALCGGALDDRHGWMFSGVDIHTTWSVLRGLPNRSEASVCGQMGDVQARLPFALRGVDSDNGGEFINHQLAKYLTERTPPVAFTRSRPYRKNDQAHIEQKNFTNVRQWFGYERYEHPDVWPLVNTLCRGALDQLLNYFLPTMKLEKKERVGSQTVRHYGVTQTPLARVLACAEVTAETKARLQRERAALNPFAVRREVDRQLKAIEASRRATA